A window of the Candidatus Brocadiaceae bacterium genome harbors these coding sequences:
- a CDS encoding BREX-1 system adenine-specific DNA-methyltransferase PglX, translated as MEKEVAIDPELLGKAYEKFNAIRPDNFEEYKKALKSGIKGGESKFNKQYGVYYTPREIVHYMCQQSLINYLHNPDRVSNPVRVKISKEDIETLIHTGEQASENEATALLKEKLIAEGKQKTAKNKLVLPESIRNNAAQIDKKLEEITVCDPAVGSGAFPVGMMSEIVKVRNVLSVFLSSKTLTGFETLSGLGSDTHRTAYDFKRHCIEHSLYGVDIDPGAVEIAKLRLWLSLVVDEDDIRNIKPLPNLDYRIMQVNSLISEFMGISFDADKQKSGGQLIKDETDTLIEQFQKKKDAFLNESNVSRKTRLKEEVDDLLIEIFETKLKNQKADYFNELKAIERRHSSWPTAQEREECIKKEKEKLDKEFGLNLESAEKQLKEFTSGRKIRPFFLWHLYFSEVFHKKACPERSRGGGFDVVIANPPYVQLQKDDGRLANMFKNCNYSAKNILNFA; from the coding sequence TTGGAAAAGGAAGTTGCCATTGACCCGGAACTGCTGGGCAAGGCGTATGAAAAATTCAATGCCATCCGTCCTGACAACTTTGAGGAATATAAAAAGGCATTAAAGAGCGGGATAAAAGGGGGAGAAAGTAAATTCAACAAGCAATACGGCGTCTATTACACACCCCGCGAGATTGTCCACTACATGTGCCAGCAGAGCCTGATCAATTACCTCCACAACCCTGACAGGGTTTCAAACCCTGTCAGGGTTAAGATAAGCAAAGAAGACATCGAGACCCTGATACATACCGGTGAGCAGGCAAGCGAAAACGAGGCAACGGCCCTTTTAAAGGAAAAATTAATTGCTGAGGGAAAACAGAAGACAGCGAAAAATAAACTGGTGCTGCCGGAAAGCATAAGAAATAACGCCGCTCAAATAGATAAGAAACTCGAAGAAATTACTGTCTGTGACCCGGCGGTAGGTTCCGGCGCGTTTCCCGTGGGGATGATGAGTGAGATCGTAAAAGTAAGAAATGTGTTGTCCGTTTTTCTTAGCTCAAAAACCCTGACAGGGTTCGAAACCCTGTCAGGGTTAGGATCAGATACGCACAGAACAGCCTATGATTTCAAACGTCACTGCATTGAACACTCCCTGTACGGTGTGGATATTGACCCCGGCGCAGTGGAAATTGCAAAACTCCGGCTGTGGCTTTCGCTTGTGGTGGATGAAGATGACATAAGAAACATTAAACCCCTACCGAATCTGGATTACCGTATTATGCAGGTTAACAGTCTCATCTCTGAATTTATGGGGATCAGCTTTGATGCAGATAAACAGAAAAGTGGCGGTCAATTGATCAAAGATGAGACGGATACATTGATAGAACAGTTTCAGAAGAAAAAGGATGCGTTTTTGAATGAATCGAATGTATCGCGAAAAACAAGGCTGAAGGAAGAGGTTGATGATTTGCTTATTGAAATATTTGAAACAAAATTGAAAAACCAGAAAGCTGATTATTTCAATGAGCTAAAGGCTATTGAAAGAAGGCATTCAAGTTGGCCAACTGCGCAGGAGAGGGAAGAATGCATCAAAAAGGAGAAGGAAAAACTCGATAAAGAATTTGGCCTTAATCTTGAATCAGCGGAAAAACAACTGAAGGAATTTACCAGCGGCAGGAAGATAAGGCCATTCTTTCTCTGGCATCTTTATTTTTCAGAGGTGTTTCACAAGAAGGCCTGTCCAGAGCGAAGTCGAGGGGGCGGGTTTGATGTGGTGATTGCAAATCCGCCGTATGTGCAACTGCAGAAAGATGATGGCAGACTTGCGAATATGTTTAAAAATTGTAACTATTCAGCGAAAAATATTTTAAATTTTGCTTGA
- a CDS encoding NYN domain-containing protein, translating into MFHKQPKLNNYAFIDSQNVNLAIRDQGWILDFKRFRKYLEDKYAVGKAFLFIGYISTNQNLYTSLQKDGYILVFKPTLNLPDGKAKGNVDAELVLHTMIEYTNYEKALIVSGDGDFHCLIEYLKGKDKLLKLMIPNRNRYSSLLRGFSNYIVFMNDLRGKVEYKGQ; encoded by the coding sequence ATGTTTCACAAGCAACCAAAACTGAATAATTATGCCTTTATTGACAGCCAGAATGTAAATCTGGCAATCAGGGATCAGGGGTGGATTCTTGATTTCAAGAGGTTTAGAAAATATTTAGAAGATAAATATGCCGTCGGTAAGGCTTTCCTTTTTATTGGATATATCAGCACAAATCAAAATTTATACACGTCATTACAAAAAGATGGATATATTCTTGTCTTTAAGCCAACACTAAATCTGCCCGATGGTAAAGCTAAAGGAAATGTTGATGCTGAATTGGTGCTTCATACAATGATAGAATACACTAATTATGAGAAAGCCCTCATTGTGTCCGGAGATGGTGATTTTCATTGTTTAATTGAGTATCTCAAGGGGAAAGATAAACTGTTAAAATTGATGATTCCAAACAGAAACAGGTATTCTTCACTTCTCAGGGGTTTTTCCAATTATATCGTCTTTATGAATGACTTGAGGGGTAAAGTGGAGTATAAAGGACAATAA
- a CDS encoding SNF2-related protein, which produces MNTDLSFITNEKNQSLKERFEVLIKDTSSFDCLVGYFYTSGFHALYKSLENTQKIRILIGISTSRKTFELLEKAVESRSHVIELSHAETKQEVAHLVEKELEKSEDNRKVEEGVSKFIEWIGSKKLEYQEQAVLNAKKILQEYGGVFVSDVVGLGKTYISAMLSGQLDGRTLVIAPPVLLERSNPGSWTNVFSDFRVPACFESLGKLDELIYRGTEQYTNIIIDEAHRFRTETTVTYEKLAEICRGKRVVLVTATPYNNAPRDILSLLKLFQKAKKSTIPNMPDLEAFFHGLDKKLKKLDRRRDYLHYIKTVKENAGEIREKVLKYLMVRRTRTEIERYFSDDIKNQGLKFPDVEKPVPLFYELNDREDEIFNKTIALIAQEFQYARYMPMLYYEGKVDQLEQQSQRNMGKFMKILLVKRLESSFFAFKNSVDRFLRSYEMFLKEYDSGNVYVSKKHTNKIFELLENDDDEAVQRLIDEGKAERYPSSEFREDLRADLQHDHDILLEMKKLWHHIDRDPKLLKFLGELSKNSVLKENHLIIFTESKETANYLFENIHKQYTDKVLCFTGGSGEAVRDRVIENFDARARHPKDEYRILVSTEVLSEGVNLHRSNTVINYDIPWNPTRMMQRVGRVNRVDTKFEKIHIFNFFPTRQSNDQIKLKEAAEAKINAFLTLLGGDAELLTEGEPVESHELFNRLISRQTMEGEEGAGESELKYLHVIKDIREKNPALFEEIKKLPKKARTAKTLTGFPTLSGLITYFRRGKLQKFYMAGHKNGAEELDFLTAAKLLESSPDEMKQKLPAQYYDLLDKNKEAFNLATTEEIPHHGHRGGRDSAAHIFKVLKATLKNTQKLTEDQELYLKKVLTQLEEGGLPKQTAKKTLNALNALRNEIVNPFKVLAVLQVHIPARLLEEHYAEQNPVVSGKREVILSLFLTENPDRV; this is translated from the coding sequence ATGAATACTGATTTATCATTCATAACAAACGAAAAAAATCAAAGCCTGAAGGAACGGTTTGAGGTTTTAATAAAAGACACATCATCTTTTGACTGCCTTGTCGGGTACTTCTACACCAGCGGATTCCATGCGCTGTATAAGTCACTGGAAAATACACAAAAGATACGCATACTCATAGGAATCAGCACCAGCAGAAAAACATTTGAATTACTGGAAAAAGCTGTCGAATCACGATCGCACGTAATCGAATTATCACACGCGGAAACAAAACAGGAGGTTGCACATCTGGTAGAAAAGGAATTGGAGAAATCAGAGGATAACAGAAAGGTCGAAGAGGGTGTCAGCAAGTTTATCGAATGGATAGGATCAAAAAAACTGGAATATCAGGAGCAGGCAGTTTTAAATGCGAAGAAGATACTCCAGGAATATGGTGGGGTCTTCGTCTCTGATGTTGTAGGGTTAGGTAAGACATACATTTCAGCCATGCTCTCGGGGCAGCTTGACGGCAGAACACTGGTCATTGCCCCTCCCGTCCTGCTTGAAAGGTCGAATCCCGGTTCCTGGACAAACGTGTTTTCTGATTTCAGGGTGCCGGCCTGTTTTGAATCACTTGGCAAACTGGATGAGCTTATTTACAGAGGGACAGAGCAATACACCAACATTATTATAGATGAGGCACACCGTTTCAGAACGGAAACAACGGTTACCTATGAGAAACTGGCGGAAATCTGCCGCGGGAAACGGGTTGTTCTGGTGACGGCGACTCCCTATAACAACGCGCCAAGGGATATTTTAAGCCTGCTGAAACTCTTTCAGAAGGCCAAAAAAAGTACGATCCCCAATATGCCGGATCTGGAAGCATTCTTTCATGGACTGGATAAAAAGTTGAAAAAACTGGACCGGCGGCGTGATTACCTTCACTATATAAAAACGGTGAAAGAAAATGCCGGGGAAATACGTGAAAAAGTCCTCAAATATTTAATGGTGCGTCGCACCCGAACAGAGATCGAACGGTACTTTTCCGATGATATAAAGAACCAGGGTCTCAAATTTCCAGATGTTGAAAAACCGGTTCCTCTTTTTTATGAGCTCAATGACAGGGAGGATGAAATATTCAATAAAACCATCGCGTTGATCGCGCAGGAATTTCAATATGCCCGGTACATGCCCATGCTTTACTACGAAGGCAAAGTGGATCAGCTTGAGCAGCAGTCACAGAGAAACATGGGCAAGTTTATGAAAATCCTGCTTGTGAAACGTCTTGAAAGCAGCTTCTTTGCCTTTAAAAATTCGGTGGACAGATTCCTGCGTTCTTATGAGATGTTTTTAAAGGAGTATGACAGCGGTAATGTATACGTTAGCAAGAAACACACGAATAAAATATTTGAATTACTTGAAAACGATGATGACGAAGCCGTTCAGCGATTGATCGATGAGGGCAAGGCAGAACGATATCCAAGCAGTGAATTCAGAGAAGATCTAAGGGCAGACTTACAGCACGACCATGACATCCTCCTCGAGATGAAAAAACTATGGCATCACATTGACCGGGACCCGAAGCTCTTAAAATTTTTGGGGGAATTGTCAAAGAATTCGGTTTTAAAGGAAAATCATCTGATCATCTTTACCGAATCAAAGGAAACCGCAAACTATCTGTTCGAAAACATACATAAGCAATATACTGATAAGGTATTGTGCTTTACCGGTGGGTCAGGTGAGGCAGTGCGTGACAGGGTCATTGAGAATTTTGATGCCAGGGCGCGGCATCCGAAAGATGAATATCGCATCCTGGTTTCCACTGAAGTACTGTCTGAAGGTGTTAACCTGCACCGCTCCAATACCGTAATCAATTATGATATCCCCTGGAACCCAACGAGAATGATGCAGCGGGTAGGGCGTGTAAACCGTGTAGATACAAAATTTGAGAAGATACATATCTTTAATTTCTTTCCGACCAGACAATCAAATGACCAGATAAAACTGAAAGAGGCGGCTGAGGCAAAAATCAATGCCTTTTTAACCCTGCTTGGAGGAGACGCGGAGCTTTTAACCGAAGGAGAACCTGTTGAATCGCACGAACTCTTTAATCGGCTGATTTCCCGACAAACCATGGAGGGTGAAGAAGGGGCCGGGGAAAGCGAATTAAAATACCTCCATGTGATAAAAGATATCCGGGAGAAAAATCCTGCACTTTTTGAAGAAATAAAGAAACTCCCAAAAAAGGCGCGCACCGCGAAAACCCTGACAGGGTTTCCAACCCTGTCAGGGTTAATTACCTATTTCAGGCGGGGGAAATTGCAGAAATTTTACATGGCGGGACACAAAAACGGGGCAGAAGAGTTGGATTTTCTTACTGCGGCAAAACTGCTGGAGAGCAGTCCTGATGAAATGAAGCAAAAACTCCCAGCACAGTATTATGACCTTCTGGATAAGAACAAAGAGGCATTTAACCTGGCTACAACGGAGGAAATACCTCATCATGGCCACAGGGGCGGGCGCGACAGCGCGGCACATATTTTTAAAGTATTGAAGGCTACCTTAAAGAATACACAGAAACTGACAGAAGACCAGGAACTCTATCTGAAAAAAGTCCTCACCCAGCTTGAGGAAGGTGGACTTCCTAAACAGACGGCGAAAAAGACACTAAATGCCCTGAACGCGCTCAGGAATGAAATCGTTAACCCGTTCAAGGTGCTGGCGGTACTACAGGTACATATCCCTGCAAGACTGCTGGAAGAACACTATGCCGAACAAAATCCGGTGGTATCCGGCAAACGGGAAGTAATACTTTCATTATTTTTAACAGAAAACCCTGACAGGGTTTAG